In the Candidatus Brocadiia bacterium genome, one interval contains:
- a CDS encoding Gfo/Idh/MocA family oxidoreductase, which produces MPDKTLKIALIGYGYWGPNILRNIMENHIADVAYCCDMDKAKLEKAKRRYPAVNTTTDVKTVFNDPDVDAVVIATPVATHFPLASAALNAGKHVMVEKPLAASVKEAEALVKLQKDKKLIGMVGHTFIYSPPVIKMKEVIDSGELGKIFFISSRRVNLGLHQKDVSVIWDLAPHDFSILFYLLGDEPLEIRAIARDCIKKGLPDVAFITMKFPDGLIGNIEVSWLAPTKLRHTTVVGSKKMLIYDDTESVEKIKIFDHGVDFKDPESFGEYQLSYRTGNILSPKIATFEPLSAELSHFVDCIKTGKTPKTDLGMGLKVVRALEKAEQSLQLKK; this is translated from the coding sequence ATGCCGGATAAAACACTTAAAATAGCTCTGATTGGTTACGGCTATTGGGGCCCGAATATCCTGCGTAATATCATGGAAAACCATATTGCCGATGTGGCTTATTGTTGCGATATGGACAAGGCCAAGCTTGAAAAAGCTAAACGCCGTTATCCGGCTGTCAATACCACGACGGACGTCAAAACAGTATTCAACGACCCTGATGTTGATGCCGTGGTAATAGCCACGCCGGTAGCCACGCATTTCCCGCTGGCCAGCGCCGCGCTTAATGCCGGCAAGCATGTCATGGTGGAAAAACCTCTGGCCGCTTCCGTAAAGGAGGCTGAAGCCCTGGTTAAACTGCAAAAAGACAAGAAGCTCATCGGTATGGTAGGGCATACTTTTATATATTCGCCGCCGGTTATTAAGATGAAGGAAGTGATTGATTCGGGAGAACTGGGCAAGATATTTTTCATCTCATCCCGGCGCGTTAATTTGGGGCTTCACCAGAAAGACGTCAGTGTCATCTGGGACTTGGCGCCGCACGATTTCTCGATTCTTTTCTATCTGTTGGGTGATGAACCGTTGGAGATCAGGGCTATCGCCCGTGATTGCATCAAGAAGGGCTTGCCCGACGTGGCGTTCATCACCATGAAGTTCCCGGACGGCCTTATCGGGAATATCGAGGTTTCCTGGCTGGCGCCGACTAAATTGCGCCATACCACGGTGGTCGGCTCTAAGAAAATGCTGATTTACGACGATACCGAATCGGTCGAGAAGATAAAAATATTCGACCACGGCGTGGACTTTAAGGACCCGGAGAGTTTCGGCGAATACCAGCTGTCGTACCGGACCGGCAATATCCTGTCGCCCAAGATAGCGACTTTCGAGCCGTTGAGCGCGGAACTGTCGCACTTTGTGGATTGCATCAAGACGGGCAAGACGCCCAAAACTGACCTGGGTATGGGTTTGAAGGTGGTCCGGGCCCTGGAAAAAGCCGAGCAGTCCCTGCAATTGAAGAAATAA
- a CDS encoding sensor domain-containing diguanylate cyclase: MVFLGSDIYHKLFENSNDPQYVLDLNTATYIAVNSAFCSLVGYAREEIEGHLTLKDITPTEDFPLIQQIQERRKKGIETERYLYRIKIKSGEIKPIEVSVRKISYSNQDLIVGSWRDLSERMSLEKILRERIRESALATNRIMALTEKIKGVPLVTTALLRASSENSLIEYLCKALCEQRRFAITGAAIYLRVNNHLEQRFSLNIKMPKRVDIRKNHPLVESLESESISEHITEIITLPIRGKNEPIGVMHLRFDPKERELLQGNPITRKGYLEVIKTISDILGLAVENIRLATDLKELSIKDGLTGVYNRRYFDKAISDEFKRAKRYGRQIALLFLDLDSFKQINDKYGHKQGDVMLREFSSLLGFHSRKIDIICRYGGDEFAIILPETSLEGALAKAEALKANTRKHAFTNLKDRRRPFHIKVSIGVSAMTKRTITPDQLVLIADNDLFAHKGIFKTGS, from the coding sequence ATGGTTTTTCTAGGTAGTGATATTTACCACAAGCTTTTCGAGAACTCCAATGACCCGCAATATGTTCTCGACTTGAATACGGCCACTTATATTGCCGTTAATTCGGCGTTTTGCTCATTAGTTGGATATGCCAGAGAAGAAATCGAAGGTCATTTGACGCTTAAAGATATAACTCCAACTGAGGATTTTCCTTTAATACAGCAGATACAAGAGCGCCGCAAGAAGGGAATAGAAACCGAGCGATATCTTTATCGCATCAAGATTAAATCAGGCGAGATTAAACCAATAGAGGTTAGCGTCCGTAAGATTAGCTACAGTAATCAGGATTTAATAGTCGGATCCTGGCGTGACCTTAGCGAACGCATGTCTCTGGAAAAAATCTTACGCGAGCGTATTCGGGAAAGCGCTTTAGCTACCAACCGGATAATGGCTTTGACGGAAAAAATAAAGGGAGTTCCCCTGGTTACCACGGCTCTTTTGAGAGCTTCCTCCGAGAATTCGCTGATAGAGTATTTATGTAAGGCTCTTTGCGAGCAGCGCCGATTTGCCATAACCGGAGCGGCCATATACTTGAGGGTTAATAACCATTTAGAACAGCGGTTTAGCCTGAATATTAAAATGCCCAAGCGGGTGGATATCAGGAAGAATCATCCGTTGGTAGAATCACTGGAATCCGAATCGATATCCGAACATATAACCGAAATAATAACGCTTCCGATAAGAGGTAAAAACGAACCCATCGGAGTTATGCATCTCAGGTTTGACCCCAAGGAGCGTGAATTGCTCCAGGGTAATCCCATTACCCGGAAAGGGTATCTTGAAGTAATTAAAACAATCAGCGATATTTTAGGCTTGGCTGTAGAAAATATAAGGCTGGCTACGGACCTTAAGGAGCTTTCCATTAAAGACGGCCTGACCGGGGTATACAACCGGCGTTATTTTGATAAAGCTATCAGCGACGAGTTCAAACGGGCTAAGAGATACGGCCGCCAGATAGCATTGCTTTTCCTGGATTTGGATAGTTTTAAGCAGATTAACGACAAATACGGGCACAAGCAGGGGGATGTGATGTTACGGGAATTTTCGTCATTGCTTGGTTTCCATAGCCGTAAAATAGATATTATCTGCCGCTACGGCGGGGATGAGTTTGCTATTATTCTTCCTGAAACATCGCTTGAAGGGGCTCTGGCAAAAGCCGAGGCTCTTAAAGCAAACACCAGGAAGCACGCATTCACAAACCTGAAAGACAGGCGCAGGCCGTTTCATATCAAGGTTAGCATCGGAGTTAGCGCTATGACCAAGAGAACAATTACCCCTGACCAGCTGGTGTTGATTGCTGATAACGACCTATTCGCCCACAAAGGCATATTTAAAACAGGTTCTTAG
- a CDS encoding N-acetylmuramoyl-L-alanine amidase, which translates to MKTLKFIISILAVLAVLSAQSAVPDEKVSYVPLNSLAEKYNLAHEKDSLTGREIFSGNGYILVASIGMSSMLVNEKLAVLNDRIESVDGEIAVSARDIPKVELLLTDTSSHEPDDKSKKTKRNLKKIVIDPGHGGSFRGCKGVNGLIEKTVTLDVSKRLKTLLEKEGIKVVLTRERDTSLSHNLNDDLQRRADVANREQADLFLSIHCNWSSNPSIEGFEIYYCDEKNSGQPSVTSGKAGTNKALNKENKAILAYLLKDEYKSQTMEIAKEVKSKLNDLPTEDRGIKKANFRVIKQTKCPAILVEMDFISNKKKARSLSNEEYRQEVASKLKEAIISYDNKLLSINKSEK; encoded by the coding sequence ATGAAGACTCTAAAATTTATCATTTCTATTCTGGCTGTTTTGGCTGTTTTGTCAGCTCAATCAGCCGTTCCGGACGAAAAAGTTTCATACGTGCCGTTGAACAGTTTGGCCGAAAAGTATAATCTTGCTCATGAAAAAGATAGCCTGACCGGGCGGGAGATATTTTCCGGTAATGGGTATATTCTGGTGGCCAGTATCGGAATGTCCAGTATGTTGGTAAATGAGAAACTTGCCGTTTTGAATGACCGGATAGAATCGGTTGACGGGGAGATAGCCGTTTCTGCAAGAGACATCCCCAAAGTAGAATTATTGTTAACGGATACATCTTCCCATGAACCTGACGACAAATCAAAAAAAACCAAACGGAATCTCAAGAAAATAGTGATAGACCCGGGACATGGCGGTTCATTCCGAGGCTGTAAAGGGGTGAATGGATTAATTGAAAAGACAGTTACGCTGGATGTTTCCAAAAGGTTAAAAACATTACTTGAAAAAGAGGGTATTAAAGTGGTTTTAACCAGGGAGCGCGATACGTCGCTTTCACATAACCTGAATGACGATCTTCAACGCCGTGCTGATGTTGCTAACCGTGAACAAGCAGATTTATTTCTTTCTATTCACTGTAACTGGTCAAGTAATCCCAGTATTGAAGGATTTGAAATATATTATTGTGATGAGAAAAACTCCGGTCAACCTTCAGTGACTTCCGGTAAAGCTGGCACGAATAAGGCTTTGAATAAAGAGAATAAGGCCATACTCGCCTATTTGCTGAAAGATGAGTATAAAAGCCAAACTATGGAAATAGCCAAAGAAGTTAAAAGCAAACTCAATGATTTGCCCACAGAGGATCGCGGAATTAAAAAAGCCAATTTTAGGGTAATCAAACAGACTAAATGCCCGGCGATTTTGGTAGAGATGGACTTTATTTCCAATAAAAAGAAGGCTCGCAGCCTTTCCAACGAGGAATATCGCCAGGAAGTAGCCAGTAAACTCAAAGAAGCTATCATTTCTTACGATAACAAGCTTTTGAGCATAAATAAGTCCGAAAAATAG
- a CDS encoding UDP-N-acetylglucosamine--N-acetylmuramyl-(pentapeptide) pyrophosphoryl-undecaprenol N-acetylglucosamine transferase: MVTSPAGTSRIKVIIAGGGTGGHLFPGIALAQSYPCKPLFLCTNRPFDNQQLSRYGFDFRVLPSPRLSFKPAFIIDMVKSLYESFKHFEKFRPDFIVGVGGYGSFSPLLVALLKRIPFVLLEQNSLPGRITRVFNPFAKVIMCQWSSSAGYLYNRNNISVTGSPLRKEIKKIARSEARSKLGLTREKVIAVIGGSQGARPINEVFINKAGYLGKSFGKLAIIHLTGEKDYNEAKSAYDKNGIESFVSPFYEDMSIIYSAADMVLSRSGGIAIAEMAFFGLPMVLVPFPQAADNHQFFNARDVVANGAGIIVPQNKLGEKLDDVVRIIFDQERVAEMSRKARTLGVYCGSLTDILTFH, from the coding sequence ATGGTTACCAGCCCGGCAGGCACGTCAAGAATAAAAGTTATAATTGCCGGCGGGGGTACCGGCGGTCATCTATTTCCCGGGATTGCGCTGGCTCAGAGTTACCCATGCAAACCTTTGTTTCTTTGTACTAATCGTCCATTTGATAATCAGCAACTTTCAAGGTATGGTTTTGATTTTCGAGTATTACCCTCACCTCGCCTTTCTTTTAAGCCTGCTTTTATTATTGATATGGTGAAATCACTGTATGAGTCATTTAAGCATTTTGAGAAATTCCGACCGGACTTTATTGTTGGTGTAGGAGGGTATGGGTCGTTCAGTCCTTTGCTGGTAGCATTGTTAAAAAGAATCCCTTTCGTATTACTTGAACAGAATTCCCTGCCCGGCCGAATAACACGCGTGTTTAATCCTTTTGCCAAAGTTATTATGTGCCAGTGGTCGTCCAGCGCCGGGTATCTTTATAACCGCAATAATATAAGCGTAACCGGAAGCCCTTTGCGCAAAGAGATAAAAAAGATTGCACGCAGTGAAGCTAGAAGCAAACTTGGATTGACCAGAGAGAAAGTAATCGCTGTTATCGGCGGTAGCCAGGGGGCTCGTCCGATCAATGAGGTATTTATCAATAAGGCCGGTTATCTGGGTAAATCATTTGGTAAGTTAGCCATAATACATTTAACAGGGGAAAAGGATTATAATGAGGCAAAAAGTGCTTACGATAAAAACGGGATTGAGTCTTTTGTCAGTCCTTTTTATGAAGATATGTCGATTATTTACAGCGCGGCTGATATGGTCCTAAGCCGGTCCGGCGGGATTGCCATTGCCGAAATGGCTTTTTTTGGTTTGCCTATGGTTCTGGTGCCGTTTCCTCAGGCTGCGGATAACCACCAATTCTTTAATGCCAGAGATGTAGTTGCTAATGGGGCCGGGATAATTGTACCGCAAAATAAGCTGGGTGAAAAATTAGATGATGTTGTAAGGATTATTTTTGACCAGGAAAGGGTTGCGGAAATGTCCCGAAAAGCCAGGACTTTGGGAGTTTACTGTGGTTCTTTGACGGATATATTAACTTTTCATTGA
- a CDS encoding PQQ-binding-like beta-propeller repeat protein yields the protein MSLKGDLSSFSLSDVFKLITGKEGTLIVSDAESKKAIYFSRGGIKLLSTGARKGTRIGELLVKSGVITSEQLNQALNLQKSSYLRLGDVLTQLSFAKEEDINRLVKFQIEEEIYDIYNWKEANFEFIEGPPPPELADKNKQATEMQLDIDALMKEAARRLEEWKSIRQVLTSTKIIYALTEEAEEHVARADLSDIFKAIVPLINGLRTVDDIVEECPLVSAFEAYKAVYMLLTKGLISEVSFDKIKDNARQLLKQNKLEQALLLYSQAAKLKPEDFTINQNLAEVLEKLGRQSEAGEHYKQLGGLFEHKNMHSQAILAYQKALTYIPEDEEIHLKIFDRAILSKQNAEAIAVGKQLLKIYGKNKEAGKVASLSAKLFNIKAPDFEMRAYVSSAYFAMGEYEKSKLELNNAIKELPSQKPDVLMKAYEDVLKIEPNHSDAHYQRDHIRKQIFAVKRRRKLIIVAIVMLLIAGIAAAGFVAYDQYYVRQKFALLKTEVEKLKVQKLYHEAINRYQEFNYPVAITTSKLVRSEIAQIESLLSQSLQARLEAVKAEFNALNGLFKRGEDTELNKKDIEAALVLYKELLVKTEQKVQEIFADKLPQEQFPNYDSKKSEFMQLFSRTDKKIKDISIYLQGATTLFAQIQELDKTDKLNEMAKLTYQMINAYPLSPLTRDIKIPVKVESSPAGADVYLDGAKAGNTPVKIYLSPKGSAVLKLVKKGFGSFEKTIKAYEQVFINVQLEKTALWIFKTGGVIESAPLVYKDLVVTASRDGNVYGINREKGELKWKYKTDSSQEIISSPKNFNELIVFGCYDTIIYALKSSETNIGKLWSFKTSAAVKAPPFISLDNETVFVGSTDSNLYALSAKGQLLWKFSAGGKISNSGFADSDTVYIPCDDGNIYAVNAKTGLQKWKMSLTGKLTALVKYENNILVASNSNNCYCISIYDRQIKWSFKAKGPVASAPVVAGAIVYVTSIDKTLYALDVSNGKMKWVFPAKGGLNGSVEVSSDGVVYFGSEDGFIYAVNGENGQEIWKYKTNGKIRSTPVLYEDTIYIGTDDFSIYALEK from the coding sequence ATGTCTTTAAAAGGTGATTTGAGCAGTTTTTCCTTGTCGGATGTCTTCAAGCTTATTACAGGCAAAGAAGGTACATTGATTGTTTCTGATGCCGAAAGCAAGAAAGCAATTTATTTTTCCCGGGGCGGGATAAAGCTTCTTTCCACTGGTGCCCGGAAGGGGACGCGTATAGGTGAATTATTGGTTAAGTCCGGTGTTATCACCAGCGAACAGCTTAATCAAGCGCTTAATCTTCAAAAAAGCAGTTACCTTAGATTAGGTGATGTTCTGACCCAGCTCAGTTTTGCTAAAGAAGAGGATATTAACCGGTTGGTAAAATTCCAAATAGAAGAAGAAATCTATGATATCTATAATTGGAAAGAGGCTAATTTTGAATTTATCGAGGGTCCGCCTCCTCCCGAGCTGGCGGATAAAAATAAGCAAGCAACCGAGATGCAGTTGGATATAGATGCCTTGATGAAGGAAGCCGCCCGCCGGCTTGAGGAATGGAAGTCCATAAGGCAAGTGTTAACCAGCACGAAAATTATTTACGCGCTTACCGAGGAAGCGGAAGAACACGTCGCTAGGGCTGACCTTTCGGATATTTTTAAAGCTATTGTTCCTTTGATTAACGGTCTTCGCACGGTGGATGACATTGTCGAAGAATGCCCGCTGGTTTCGGCTTTTGAGGCATACAAGGCTGTTTATATGCTGTTAACCAAAGGGCTAATCAGCGAGGTTTCTTTCGATAAGATTAAGGATAATGCCCGGCAGTTGCTTAAGCAGAATAAGCTGGAGCAAGCGCTGCTTTTGTATTCCCAGGCTGCAAAGTTAAAACCCGAGGATTTTACTATCAACCAGAATCTGGCTGAAGTTCTGGAGAAACTGGGTCGCCAATCAGAAGCTGGAGAACACTACAAGCAATTAGGAGGATTATTCGAACACAAGAATATGCATTCCCAGGCTATACTGGCTTATCAGAAAGCGCTTACTTATATCCCGGAGGATGAAGAGATACATTTGAAGATATTCGACCGGGCAATTCTTTCCAAACAAAATGCTGAAGCTATTGCTGTTGGCAAACAGTTACTTAAGATCTATGGAAAAAACAAGGAAGCAGGGAAAGTCGCTTCGTTATCAGCCAAACTTTTTAATATTAAAGCGCCCGATTTTGAAATGAGGGCGTACGTTTCCTCGGCTTATTTCGCCATGGGCGAATACGAAAAATCGAAGCTTGAACTTAATAACGCAATAAAAGAATTACCGTCTCAGAAGCCGGATGTTCTTATGAAAGCATATGAGGATGTTCTGAAGATAGAACCCAATCATTCCGATGCTCATTACCAGAGGGATCATATACGCAAGCAGATATTTGCAGTCAAAAGAAGGCGTAAGTTAATTATCGTTGCCATAGTCATGCTTTTAATAGCCGGTATAGCAGCCGCAGGTTTTGTGGCTTATGACCAGTATTATGTTAGACAGAAATTCGCTTTGCTTAAAACAGAAGTCGAAAAGCTGAAGGTCCAGAAACTATATCACGAAGCGATAAATCGGTACCAAGAATTTAATTATCCGGTGGCAATTACCACTAGTAAGTTGGTACGGAGTGAGATAGCACAGATAGAAAGCTTGCTGTCTCAGTCGCTTCAGGCCAGGTTGGAAGCCGTTAAGGCGGAGTTTAACGCATTGAATGGGTTGTTCAAGAGAGGTGAGGATACCGAGTTAAATAAAAAGGATATTGAAGCGGCTTTGGTTTTATATAAAGAGTTATTGGTGAAAACCGAGCAGAAAGTGCAGGAGATATTTGCCGATAAATTACCGCAGGAGCAATTCCCTAATTATGATTCTAAAAAGAGTGAGTTTATGCAGTTGTTTTCCAGAACCGATAAAAAGATAAAAGACATCTCGATATACCTGCAAGGGGCAACGACGTTATTTGCTCAAATACAGGAACTGGATAAAACTGACAAGTTAAATGAAATGGCCAAGCTTACTTACCAGATGATTAATGCTTATCCGCTTTCTCCGTTAACACGTGATATTAAAATACCAGTTAAAGTTGAATCCAGCCCGGCAGGCGCTGATGTTTATCTGGATGGTGCAAAGGCGGGGAATACGCCAGTCAAGATTTATCTTTCGCCAAAGGGTAGTGCCGTATTAAAGCTGGTCAAAAAAGGATTCGGTTCGTTTGAAAAGACTATAAAAGCATACGAGCAGGTATTTATAAATGTTCAACTGGAAAAAACCGCACTTTGGATTTTTAAAACCGGAGGTGTTATCGAAAGTGCGCCTTTAGTGTATAAGGATTTAGTTGTAACGGCCAGTCGGGATGGCAATGTCTATGGTATCAATCGCGAAAAGGGTGAGCTGAAATGGAAATATAAAACTGATTCTTCGCAAGAAATAATTTCATCGCCCAAGAACTTCAATGAATTGATAGTATTTGGATGTTATGATACGATTATCTATGCCTTGAAGAGCAGTGAAACAAATATCGGCAAGTTGTGGTCTTTTAAGACTTCCGCGGCCGTAAAAGCACCTCCTTTTATTTCGCTTGATAATGAGACCGTATTTGTGGGCAGCACTGACAGCAACCTGTATGCATTGTCTGCTAAGGGGCAGTTGCTCTGGAAATTTTCGGCTGGCGGAAAGATTTCTAATTCTGGATTTGCTGATAGCGATACGGTTTACATTCCTTGTGATGACGGAAATATTTATGCCGTTAATGCTAAAACCGGACTGCAAAAATGGAAAATGTCTCTGACCGGGAAGCTCACGGCGCTTGTCAAGTATGAAAATAACATACTCGTTGCCAGTAACAGCAATAACTGCTATTGCATAAGTATCTATGATCGGCAGATAAAATGGTCATTTAAAGCCAAAGGGCCGGTTGCGTCCGCTCCGGTTGTTGCGGGCGCGATAGTTTACGTTACCTCTATTGATAAGACTCTTTATGCGTTGGATGTTAGTAACGGCAAAATGAAATGGGTTTTCCCGGCCAAAGGAGGCCTTAACGGGAGTGTGGAGGTTTCTTCCGACGGCGTTGTTTATTTCGGCAGTGAAGATGGTTTTATATACGCAGTTAACGGAGAGAACGGTCAGGAAATTTGGAAGTATAAAACTAACGGTAAAATCCGTTCTACGCCTGTTTTGTATGAGGATACAATTTACATCGGTACGGATGACTTCTCGATATATGCTTTAGAGAAATAA
- a CDS encoding HEAT repeat domain-containing protein has protein sequence MIKSIKLSGIGVFLFLLGSLPALSDIIQLKNGSTLEGKVIKQDKKSVVIELSNGTITIKMDSIVEIIKADIEKAEPDESKPGLKEDVKIRDDVPITPTIEDTSAPVSSFRDAPLVLNDEGKSNVQKEINEIIRKLVEMKESEAAWELAEKLIVKCKGDRDYIKGLLFEVQNRQALKWIIYAAGQFETNEIVKLFYEMLKTEPDESIRIALLEALGRMKNISTVDMLRKQLSLEKLKNVRVTVINMLSKAADVESLDAMLGFLDDKDEIVSRTAALAIMNIYKNAGSKALESVDFSTMLQKRAANAGAKGKKEIIGFLGQMNDRQSIDLLVKFLDDEDANIRSESVIALSAIQDAMVVDVLTGRLSIEKDLWTRMQIIQAIGLSKNQSLVPMLIDLLQDGEEKIRLCAARSLSKLTNKFLGDNYETWKTWWETMQGLK, from the coding sequence ATGATTAAGAGTATCAAGTTATCAGGTATTGGTGTATTTTTGTTTTTGCTGGGTTCTTTGCCGGCATTAAGTGACATTATCCAGTTGAAAAACGGCTCGACTCTGGAAGGCAAGGTGATTAAGCAAGATAAGAAGTCTGTGGTAATAGAGCTTTCTAACGGGACGATAACAATCAAAATGGACAGCATTGTGGAGATAATAAAGGCTGATATAGAAAAGGCCGAGCCGGATGAATCTAAACCTGGGCTTAAAGAGGATGTCAAAATTAGGGATGATGTTCCGATAACGCCAACAATAGAGGATACCTCTGCGCCTGTATCTTCATTCCGAGATGCGCCGTTGGTGCTTAATGATGAGGGCAAAAGCAATGTTCAGAAAGAGATAAACGAGATTATACGCAAGTTGGTCGAGATGAAGGAATCAGAGGCGGCGTGGGAATTGGCGGAAAAACTGATTGTAAAATGCAAAGGCGATAGGGATTACATTAAGGGTTTGTTGTTTGAAGTCCAAAACCGGCAGGCTCTGAAATGGATAATATATGCGGCCGGGCAATTTGAAACAAATGAAATTGTTAAATTATTCTATGAGATGCTTAAGACTGAGCCTGATGAATCCATCAGAATTGCGCTTCTTGAGGCATTAGGGCGGATGAAAAATATTTCCACGGTGGACATGCTGCGGAAACAACTGAGCTTGGAAAAACTTAAAAATGTGAGGGTTACCGTAATAAACATGTTATCAAAGGCGGCTGATGTTGAATCATTGGATGCGATGCTTGGGTTTCTTGATGATAAGGACGAGATAGTAAGCCGAACGGCGGCACTGGCCATTATGAACATATACAAAAATGCCGGTTCTAAGGCTTTGGAAAGTGTAGATTTCAGTACCATGCTGCAAAAGAGGGCTGCTAATGCGGGGGCCAAAGGTAAAAAGGAAATCATCGGTTTTCTGGGTCAGATGAATGACCGGCAATCAATTGATTTGCTCGTTAAGTTTCTTGATGATGAGGATGCCAATATCAGGAGCGAATCAGTTATCGCGCTGTCTGCGATACAGGACGCGATGGTAGTGGATGTTTTAACCGGCCGTTTGAGCATTGAAAAAGATCTTTGGACTAGGATGCAGATTATCCAGGCGATAGGGTTAAGCAAAAACCAGTCGTTGGTTCCTATGCTGATTGATCTTCTTCAGGATGGCGAGGAAAAAATCCGTCTCTGCGCCGCCAGGTCACTCAGCAAGCTTACTAATAAATTCCTGGGCGATAATTACGAGACATGGAAAACCTGGTGGGAAACCATGCAGGGGTTGAAATAG
- a CDS encoding prepilin-type N-terminal cleavage/methylation domain-containing protein, whose translation MKKGFSLLELVIAMALFAVVVSAIAVIQMAAQDNFTEGTVEGDLERSGISALDEISDNFVDCKITTAPTAVSGNEFSVLKIQVPVLVGGVYWDAAANIYWGANNTQNCSLKYMWVQSQDLISPYDTDDVLAEATDRKDWNRDGDITDTFKLGRLVEIQLDASDNAVLTRTICTYVMVSNTNNYADINGDGTNDPIFQFLDAAGTAVTAGGNRLRINLWLGGRTGAQQNPVIVNIKREIALLNPQ comes from the coding sequence ATGAAAAAGGGATTTTCTTTGCTGGAATTGGTTATTGCCATGGCATTGTTCGCCGTGGTGGTCTCGGCGATTGCGGTCATTCAGATGGCGGCGCAGGATAATTTTACAGAAGGCACGGTTGAGGGAGACCTGGAGCGGTCCGGCATAAGTGCGCTTGATGAAATATCGGATAATTTTGTCGATTGCAAGATAACTACCGCCCCGACAGCGGTTTCGGGAAATGAGTTCTCGGTGCTCAAAATCCAGGTGCCGGTGCTGGTGGGCGGAGTTTACTGGGATGCGGCGGCTAATATTTACTGGGGTGCCAACAATACCCAGAATTGTAGCCTGAAATATATGTGGGTTCAGTCTCAGGATTTGATTTCCCCATATGACACGGATGACGTCTTAGCCGAAGCGACAGACCGTAAGGATTGGAATCGGGACGGTGACATAACGGATACGTTCAAGCTCGGCAGGTTAGTTGAGATACAACTGGATGCTTCGGATAACGCGGTGCTTACTCGGACTATATGCACCTATGTGATGGTCAGCAACACCAATAATTACGCCGACATAAACGGTGATGGGACAAATGACCCGATATTTCAGTTTTTGGACGCGGCCGGTACGGCCGTAACGGCTGGTGGTAATCGCCTTCGGATAAACCTGTGGCTGGGTGGCAGGACCGGCGCCCAGCAGAATCCGGTAATTGTGAACATCAAGCGGGAGATTGCATTACTTAACCCCCAATAA
- a CDS encoding RNA-binding protein, whose amino-acid sequence MNIYCGNLAYEVTEEELKEGFGAFGHVDKVTIIMDKFTGKSKGFAFIEMPTAAEAQSAIANMNGKEIKGRALNVNEARPRPEGGSGGGRGFSDRGGNRDRR is encoded by the coding sequence ATGAATATCTATTGTGGAAATTTGGCGTATGAGGTAACCGAAGAAGAACTGAAAGAAGGATTCGGCGCGTTTGGTCATGTGGACAAAGTCACCATTATTATGGACAAGTTCACCGGCAAATCAAAGGGATTTGCGTTTATCGAAATGCCGACAGCGGCCGAGGCCCAGTCAGCTATTGCCAATATGAATGGCAAGGAGATTAAGGGTCGCGCGCTTAACGTTAATGAAGCCCGTCCCCGCCCCGAAGGCGGCAGCGGCGGTGGTCGTGGATTTTCCGACCGTGGCGGCAATCGCGACAGAAGGTAA